A portion of the Streptomyces erythrochromogenes genome contains these proteins:
- a CDS encoding CaiB/BaiF CoA transferase family protein — protein MTTEPLPLDGITVVAVEQAVSAPFATRQLADLGARVIKVERPDGGDFARGYDTAAHGLASHFVWANRGKESIALDLKDPRGRAVLHGLLAGADVFVQNLAQGAAARLGLDSAALCGRYPRLVAVDVSGYGPEGPYAHKRAYDMLVQCEAGLVSVTGTPEQPVKAGIPAADIAAAMYAFSGVLAALLRRGVTGRGGRVEVSMLDALAEWMGHPLHHTMHGGEQPVRTGLAHAVIAPYDAYATADGDRVLLSVQNDREWRRLAQQVLQRPELAEDPAYATNTARTGNREKTDAVVARALGRLDADEAIGRLEAAGIACARLNSVAQLAGHPQLAARDRWREVGSPVGPLRALLPPIGLPGGAAPHMGAVPALGEHTDDLLRALGMAGAQISELRRDGVIA, from the coding sequence ATGACCACCGAACCGCTGCCCCTGGACGGCATCACCGTCGTCGCCGTCGAACAGGCCGTCTCGGCGCCCTTCGCCACCCGCCAGCTCGCCGACCTCGGCGCCAGGGTGATCAAGGTCGAGCGTCCCGACGGCGGCGACTTCGCCCGTGGCTACGACACCGCCGCGCACGGCCTCGCCTCGCACTTCGTGTGGGCGAACCGGGGCAAGGAGTCGATCGCGCTCGACCTGAAGGACCCGCGCGGCCGCGCGGTGCTGCACGGCCTGCTGGCCGGCGCGGACGTCTTCGTGCAGAACCTCGCCCAGGGGGCCGCCGCCCGCCTCGGGCTCGACTCGGCCGCGCTGTGTGGCCGCTACCCGCGGCTGGTCGCGGTGGACGTGTCCGGCTACGGCCCGGAGGGCCCGTACGCCCACAAGCGCGCCTACGACATGCTCGTGCAGTGCGAGGCGGGGCTGGTGTCGGTGACCGGAACCCCGGAGCAGCCCGTCAAGGCGGGGATCCCGGCGGCCGACATCGCGGCGGCCATGTACGCCTTCTCGGGGGTACTGGCCGCGCTGCTGCGCCGCGGTGTCACCGGGCGCGGCGGCCGGGTGGAGGTGTCCATGCTGGACGCGCTCGCCGAATGGATGGGGCACCCGCTGCACCACACGATGCACGGCGGGGAGCAGCCCGTGCGTACGGGGCTCGCGCACGCGGTGATCGCCCCGTACGACGCCTACGCGACGGCGGACGGGGACCGGGTGCTGCTGTCGGTGCAGAACGACCGCGAGTGGCGGCGGCTCGCACAACAGGTGCTGCAGCGGCCCGAGTTGGCCGAGGATCCGGCGTACGCGACGAACACGGCCCGGACCGGGAACCGGGAGAAGACAGACGCGGTCGTGGCCCGGGCGCTGGGACGGTTGGACGCCGACGAGGCGATCGGGCGGCTGGAGGCGGCGGGCATCGCCTGCGCGCGACTGAACTCGGTGGCCCAACTGGCCGGACATCCGCAGCTCGCGGCCCGGGACCGGTGGCGGGAGGTGGGATCGCCGGTCGGTCCGCTGCGGGCCCTGCTGCCGCCGATCGGGCTGCCGGGCGGCGCGGCACCGCACATGGGTGCGGTGCCCGCGCTGGGTGAGCACACCGATGACCTCTTGCGCGCCCTGGGGATGGCGGGCGCACAGATCTCGGAACTGCGCCGGGACGGTGTGATCGCTTAG
- a CDS encoding SGNH/GDSL hydrolase family protein yields MRMSRFAALTSSLLLAATAALFGAGQAAAAQADFGYVALGDSYSSGLGAGNYDGASGNCKRTTRAYPALWAAAHSPQTFAFTACSGARTGDVLSGQLAPLNSGTDLVSITIGGNDAGFSDVMTTCVLQSESTCVNRVNQAKAYVDSTLPGLLDQVYNAIDSRAPAARVVVLGYPRFYKLNGTCTTGLSEGERAAINGAADHLNAAIAKRAANHGFTFASVAGSFTGHEICSGSPWLHSVNWLNIAESYHPTAAGQSGGYLPVLTNAA; encoded by the coding sequence ATCAGAATGTCGCGCTTCGCTGCCCTGACCTCCTCCCTCTTACTCGCCGCGACCGCCGCACTGTTCGGCGCCGGCCAGGCGGCCGCCGCCCAGGCCGACTTCGGCTACGTCGCCCTCGGCGACTCGTACTCCTCCGGCCTCGGCGCCGGCAACTACGACGGTGCGAGCGGCAACTGCAAGCGCACCACCCGCGCCTACCCCGCCCTCTGGGCCGCGGCCCACTCCCCGCAGACCTTCGCCTTCACAGCCTGCTCCGGCGCCCGTACGGGTGACGTGCTCTCGGGCCAGCTCGCCCCCCTCAACTCCGGGACCGACCTGGTCAGCATCACCATCGGCGGCAACGACGCCGGATTCTCCGACGTCATGACGACCTGTGTGCTCCAGTCCGAATCCACGTGCGTCAACCGCGTGAACCAGGCCAAGGCCTACGTGGACTCCACCCTCCCCGGGCTGCTCGACCAGGTCTACAACGCCATCGACAGCCGGGCGCCCGCCGCCCGAGTCGTCGTCCTCGGCTATCCCCGCTTCTACAAGCTGAACGGCACCTGCACGACCGGTCTGAGCGAGGGCGAGCGCGCCGCCATCAACGGCGCCGCCGACCACCTCAACGCCGCCATCGCCAAACGCGCCGCGAACCACGGCTTCACCTTCGCCTCGGTCGCCGGCTCCTTCACGGGCCACGAGATCTGCTCCGGCAGCCCCTGGCTGCACAGCGTCAACTGGCTCAACATCGCCGAGTCCTACCACCCGACCGCCGCCGGACAGTCCGGCGGCTACCTGCCCGTCCTCACCAACGCCGCCTGA
- a CDS encoding serine/threonine-protein kinase, with amino-acid sequence MSEESNSDRVVSGRYRLLEQIGRGGMGVVWRARDEVLARDVAVKEVRAPAGLDTAELQRMYRRLEREAWAAARVSHRGVVTVYDVASEDGRPWIVMELVRGLSLADVLEAEGPMTPQRAAHIGEQVLAALRSAHDSGVLHRDVKPANVLIANDGRVVLSDFGIASLEGSSAITMTGEVVGSPEFLAPERALGREPGPGSDLWSLGVMLYACVEGVTPFRQATALDTLRAVVDEEPPPARRAGPLEPVLTGLLRKDPAERLDAAEAARMLRLVGAGGAVRASGGPVSGAGTPTPTGRLGHEPRGGGGAYGPQAPPAPAPGPVPAGAPGESGGGGAGGGAAGPVLVAGIAVLLLALAALGWVLLKDFGDEDGRGGNGGAPTGSATAPAPTTAPTATAPASAPASPSAPASPSTGPHVSVYVDAVRTKYSGSCPPPAGHAPAFSATVEVERIPVVLEYRWATRSGRTSGPGWQSVTYEAAGPKSRRLEHTELTHVPGEVFEDAVRLEVRGPAEVATEWVATSVTCERATPSGGASSPGASPSPGSPTASAGATPEAGGEDQAALVRTGR; translated from the coding sequence GTGAGTGAGGAATCCAACTCCGATCGTGTCGTCTCGGGCCGCTACCGGTTGCTGGAGCAGATCGGCCGCGGCGGGATGGGCGTGGTGTGGCGGGCCCGGGACGAGGTGCTGGCCCGCGACGTGGCCGTCAAGGAGGTACGCGCACCGGCCGGGCTGGACACCGCCGAACTCCAGCGCATGTACCGGCGCCTGGAGCGGGAGGCCTGGGCCGCCGCCCGGGTCTCCCACCGCGGGGTGGTCACGGTCTACGACGTGGCCTCCGAGGACGGCCGGCCCTGGATCGTGATGGAGCTGGTGCGCGGGCTCTCGCTGGCCGACGTGCTGGAGGCGGAGGGGCCGATGACCCCGCAGCGCGCCGCGCACATCGGCGAGCAGGTCCTGGCCGCGCTGCGCTCCGCGCACGATTCGGGGGTGCTGCACCGGGACGTGAAGCCGGCCAACGTGCTCATCGCCAACGACGGCCGGGTGGTGCTCAGCGACTTCGGGATCGCGAGCCTGGAGGGCTCCTCCGCCATCACCATGACCGGCGAGGTGGTCGGCTCCCCCGAATTCCTGGCGCCCGAGCGGGCGTTGGGACGCGAACCCGGCCCCGGTTCGGACCTGTGGTCGCTCGGGGTCATGCTCTACGCCTGCGTCGAGGGGGTCACGCCCTTCCGGCAGGCCACCGCGCTGGACACGCTGCGGGCCGTGGTGGACGAGGAGCCGCCCCCGGCGCGCCGGGCCGGTCCGCTGGAGCCCGTACTGACGGGGCTGCTGCGCAAGGACCCCGCGGAGCGGCTGGACGCGGCGGAGGCGGCCCGGATGCTGCGGCTGGTGGGCGCGGGCGGAGCCGTACGGGCCTCCGGCGGGCCGGTGTCGGGAGCGGGAACGCCGACGCCGACGGGCCGCCTCGGGCACGAACCGCGGGGCGGCGGCGGGGCGTACGGGCCGCAGGCGCCGCCGGCTCCCGCACCCGGGCCGGTGCCGGCGGGCGCGCCCGGGGAGAGCGGGGGCGGAGGTGCGGGCGGGGGCGCGGCCGGGCCGGTGCTGGTCGCCGGGATCGCCGTACTGCTGCTCGCCCTGGCCGCGCTGGGCTGGGTGCTGCTCAAGGACTTCGGGGACGAGGACGGCCGCGGCGGGAACGGGGGTGCCCCGACGGGCTCGGCCACCGCCCCGGCCCCCACGACGGCTCCCACGGCCACCGCACCGGCGTCCGCGCCCGCATCGCCCTCGGCCCCGGCCTCGCCGAGCACGGGCCCGCACGTCTCGGTGTACGTCGACGCGGTGCGCACCAAGTACTCCGGGAGCTGTCCGCCGCCCGCCGGGCACGCGCCCGCCTTCAGCGCGACCGTCGAGGTGGAGCGGATCCCGGTGGTGCTGGAGTACCGCTGGGCCACGCGGAGCGGCCGGACGTCCGGGCCCGGCTGGCAGTCCGTCACGTACGAGGCGGCCGGACCGAAGAGCCGGCGGCTGGAGCACACCGAGCTCACGCACGTACCCGGCGAGGTCTTCGAGGACGCGGTCCGGCTGGAGGTGCGGGGACCTGCGGAGGTCGCCACCGAGTGGGTGGCGACCTCCGTGACGTGCGAGAGGGCGACCCCGTCGGGCGGGGCCTCCTCCCCCGGCGCGAGCCCGTCCCCGGGGTCGCCGACGGCGAGCGCCGGGGCGACCCCGGAGGCCGGCGGGGAGGATCAGGCGGCGTTGGTGAGGACGGGCAGGTAG